A section of the Clostridium omnivorum genome encodes:
- a CDS encoding SpoIIIAH-like family protein gives MNKKQAFIIATLLVLIVCAGILATKVNSPLYVNGNDLGGQKSTFSLNNNKTSSSATDFFVEQKSNREHANATTTANLKALIDDQNASKEQRDAASKKYMTVTMAFQNEQKIESSLKAKSFEEAVCTINDDKVSVIVKSKEKLTDKQVKQIQDVVMSITKIKDVEIDYRQ, from the coding sequence ATGAATAAAAAACAAGCCTTTATTATTGCAACTCTTTTAGTGTTAATAGTGTGCGCAGGAATACTTGCCACCAAGGTAAACAGCCCATTATACGTTAATGGCAATGATTTGGGAGGACAAAAAAGTACTTTTTCACTAAACAATAATAAGACAAGCAGCTCAGCTACTGATTTCTTTGTTGAGCAAAAGTCGAACCGTGAACATGCTAATGCTACAACTACAGCAAATTTAAAAGCATTAATTGATGACCAAAATGCATCCAAGGAACAAAGAGATGCAGCAAGCAAAAAATATATGACAGTTACTATGGCATTCCAAAATGAGCAAAAAATTGAGTCAAGCTTAAAGGCAAAAAGCTTTGAAGAGGCTGTTTGCACTATAAACGATGATAAGGTCAGTGTAATAGTAAAATCTAAGGAAAAACTAACGGATAAGCAAGTTAAGCAGATTCAAGATGTAGTTATGAGTATAACAAAGATTAAAGATGTTGAAATAGATTATAGACAATAA
- a CDS encoding polyprenyl synthetase family protein produces the protein MDTKVLKQEVEDWLQSYFQNKGSYNKKIYDAMAYSITVGGKRIRPVLCLLIYNIYESDYNKAMPVAAALEMIHTYSLIHDDLPCMDNDDLRRGKPTNHKVFGEGLAVLAGDGLLNEAMSILMEYSLHNSKEALKASALIAEAAGSEGMIGGQVVDILSEGKSISKEQLFYMHSKKTGALIKAAILSGAILGKAPQGDIDKFNEFGEKLGLAFQIKDDILDVIGDTNTLGKKTKSDDSNNKTTFVTTFGLESCKEMCENLTEECIKLLESIDKNTKELKELTLFLLRRDY, from the coding sequence ATGGATACAAAAGTTTTAAAGCAGGAAGTTGAAGACTGGCTTCAAAGTTATTTTCAAAATAAAGGTTCTTATAATAAAAAAATATACGATGCAATGGCCTACAGTATTACAGTAGGAGGAAAAAGAATTAGACCAGTTTTATGCTTATTAATATATAATATTTATGAGTCAGATTATAATAAGGCAATGCCTGTTGCAGCAGCCTTAGAAATGATACATACTTATTCGTTAATTCATGATGATTTACCTTGCATGGATAACGACGATTTAAGAAGAGGAAAACCTACAAATCATAAAGTGTTTGGTGAAGGACTTGCTGTACTTGCGGGAGATGGATTATTAAATGAGGCCATGAGTATTCTAATGGAATATAGCCTACATAATTCAAAAGAGGCCTTAAAGGCAAGTGCACTTATTGCTGAAGCTGCTGGATCAGAAGGAATGATTGGCGGTCAGGTAGTAGACATATTAAGTGAAGGTAAGAGTATTTCTAAAGAACAATTATTTTATATGCACAGCAAGAAGACCGGAGCACTAATTAAGGCTGCGATACTGTCAGGAGCAATACTAGGTAAGGCACCACAGGGAGATATAGATAAATTTAATGAATTTGGTGAGAAGTTAGGGCTTGCATTTCAAATTAAAGATGATATATTAGATGTGATAGGAGATACAAATACTCTTGGTAAGAAAACTAAGAGTGATGATTCAAATAATAAAACCACCTTTGTGACAACTTTTGGTCTTGAAAGTTGTAAGGAGATGTGCGAGAATCTTACTGAAGAATGTATTAAGCTTTTAGAATCAATTGATAAAAATACTAAAGAACTTAAAGAACTGACATTGTTTTTGTTACGACGAGATTATTAA
- a CDS encoding NAD(+)/NADH kinase: MKNIGININSSKDKDEKILNAALDIINNTFDRPEIKVFKDARGFTGENNKDLDMLISFGGDGTILGTAREICSYNIPILGVNIGNLGFLTEVAFSDFEVALKAIYEGNYTIEDRMMLDCKMSSRSGDSEFIALNDIVLSKGTLARMVGYSIYIDDKFYTTFTADGVIISTPTGSTAYSLSAGGPLIYPNLNLISITPICPHSIGVRTLVSDGNSKVVVSVNKNHDSVFLTIDGQKSVEVYEDDIITISSSEVKCKLIKLGNYNYFNILRKKITSKSKECEGDRI; encoded by the coding sequence ATGAAGAATATAGGTATAAATATAAATTCTTCTAAAGATAAAGATGAAAAGATATTAAATGCAGCTTTAGATATAATAAATAATACATTTGACAGACCTGAAATAAAAGTTTTCAAGGATGCAAGAGGTTTTACCGGAGAAAATAATAAAGATTTAGATATGCTTATTTCCTTTGGTGGTGATGGAACTATATTAGGTACTGCTAGAGAAATCTGCAGTTATAATATACCAATACTTGGAGTTAATATTGGTAATTTAGGCTTTCTTACTGAAGTTGCATTCTCTGACTTTGAAGTAGCTTTAAAGGCAATATATGAAGGTAATTATACTATAGAAGATAGAATGATGTTAGATTGTAAAATGAGTAGTAGATCTGGTGATTCAGAATTTATTGCTCTCAACGATATAGTTTTATCTAAAGGTACACTTGCTAGAATGGTAGGATATAGTATTTATATTGATGATAAATTTTATACCACCTTTACTGCAGACGGGGTTATTATTTCCACTCCAACGGGTTCAACTGCTTATTCATTATCAGCTGGAGGGCCATTAATATATCCAAATTTAAATTTAATATCAATTACTCCTATTTGTCCTCATTCAATTGGGGTAAGAACTTTGGTATCGGATGGCAACAGTAAAGTTGTAGTTTCAGTAAATAAAAATCATGACAGCGTTTTCTTAACAATCGATGGTCAAAAGTCCGTAGAGGTTTATGAAGATGACATTATAACTATAAGTTCCTCAGAAGTAAAGTGTAAGCTTATTAAGCTAGGAAATTATAATTATTTCAATATATTACGAAAAAAGATAACATCAAAAAGTAAAGAATGTGAAGGGGATAGGATATGA
- the spoIIIAF gene encoding stage III sporulation protein AF codes for MDALKGWIISICTTVFFITAVEMILPNNKMKKYAKFVLGLILITVLINPIIKLFDKNYDIDAYANQAVTYFDEKGYENKLSDYKEESVKNTVNNFKVNLEKTCEKMLTDKYPNNNYKVEAKVSYDKDNQNVVINHINVGVKDGKVEKVKKIEISTKGSYENNSTMNDERAKLLKDYLSKELKVSNEVIVVYKL; via the coding sequence ATGGATGCATTAAAAGGTTGGATAATTAGTATCTGTACAACAGTTTTCTTTATTACTGCAGTAGAGATGATTCTTCCTAATAATAAAATGAAAAAGTATGCAAAGTTCGTTCTTGGACTGATACTTATAACTGTGCTGATAAACCCAATAATTAAATTGTTTGATAAAAACTATGATATTGATGCTTATGCAAATCAAGCTGTCACATACTTTGATGAAAAGGGCTATGAAAATAAACTCAGTGATTATAAGGAGGAGAGCGTAAAGAATACAGTTAATAATTTTAAAGTGAATTTAGAGAAAACGTGTGAAAAGATGCTTACGGATAAATACCCTAATAATAACTATAAGGTAGAGGCAAAGGTATCCTATGACAAGGATAATCAAAACGTTGTCATAAACCACATTAATGTAGGTGTGAAGGATGGAAAGGTTGAAAAAGTTAAAAAAATTGAGATTAGTACTAAAGGCTCCTATGAAAATAACTCAACTATGAATGATGAAAGAGCCAAATTATTAAAGGATTATTTAAGTAAGGAGTTAAAAGTATCCAATGAGGTTATAGTTGTTTACAAATTATAG
- the nusB gene encoding transcription antitermination factor NusB — translation MNRRKTREAAMKLLFEMSINKENYEEIIENFKEHTDLNLVEIDLEYINRVLKGVEENKEALDKRIEENLRNWKLNRLSKIDLSILRICTYEILFENDIPEVVSINEGIELAKKYSEEKSAPFINGVLANMIKNK, via the coding sequence ATGAATAGAAGAAAAACAAGAGAAGCAGCTATGAAGTTACTATTTGAAATGTCAATAAATAAGGAAAATTATGAAGAGATAATTGAAAACTTTAAGGAACATACAGACTTGAATTTAGTAGAGATAGACCTAGAATACATAAACAGAGTGTTAAAAGGTGTTGAAGAAAACAAGGAAGCCTTAGATAAAAGAATAGAAGAGAATTTAAGAAACTGGAAGCTTAACCGCCTTTCTAAAATAGATCTATCCATACTTAGAATTTGTACATATGAAATTTTGTTTGAAAATGATATTCCAGAGGTTGTTTCAATTAATGAAGGAATTGAACTTGCTAAGAAATACTCTGAAGAAAAATCAGCACCATTTATTAATGGTGTACTTGCAAATATGATAAAAAACAAATAA
- a CDS encoding Asp23/Gls24 family envelope stress response protein: protein MDENIKNEIDMGIVKISDEVVGVIAGLATTEIQGIVGMSASLVGGISQILSGKKNLSKGVKVSVGENSATIDLYVVVEYGVKIPEVAEQVQDNVKKAVESMTGLTVSSINIHVQNVVIPKLQENLEEYEE, encoded by the coding sequence ATGGACGAAAACATAAAAAACGAGATTGATATGGGCATAGTTAAAATATCAGATGAGGTTGTTGGTGTAATAGCAGGTTTAGCTACTACAGAGATACAAGGAATCGTTGGTATGAGTGCTAGCCTTGTAGGTGGAATATCACAAATTCTTTCTGGAAAGAAAAATCTCTCTAAGGGAGTAAAAGTTAGCGTTGGAGAAAACAGTGCTACTATAGATTTATATGTGGTAGTTGAATATGGAGTAAAAATTCCTGAAGTTGCAGAGCAAGTTCAAGATAATGTTAAAAAGGCTGTTGAGTCAATGACTGGACTTACTGTTTCTTCAATAAATATTCATGTTCAAAATGTTGTAATTCCTAAGCTTCAAGAAAATCTAGAAGAATATGAAGAATAA
- the spoIIIAG gene encoding stage III sporulation protein AG, translating into MNLKKILEKLLSKDKKSNLINLTIIALIAILVVIGTNIFKSTGSAETNETSSKNQQAQKASSSSDDYEAVLENKLKTTLEQIQGVGRVNVMITFESGEEQVPAINVNDSTSTTEEKDGSGGIRTNTQKTNGSTIVVTNDGSKNEPLIVKTYKPKVVGVCVVAEGADNKATEYNISKAVVKLFNLSMDKVNVYPMKK; encoded by the coding sequence ATGAACCTTAAAAAAATATTAGAGAAATTACTTAGCAAAGATAAGAAAAGTAATTTAATTAATTTGACCATTATTGCATTAATAGCAATATTAGTAGTAATAGGTACCAATATTTTTAAAAGTACAGGCAGTGCTGAAACAAATGAAACATCATCTAAAAATCAACAGGCTCAGAAGGCCAGTAGTTCATCAGATGACTATGAAGCGGTATTGGAGAACAAATTAAAGACTACCCTAGAACAAATCCAAGGAGTTGGTAGAGTAAATGTGATGATAACATTTGAAAGTGGAGAAGAGCAGGTGCCAGCAATAAACGTAAATGACTCTACCAGTACTACTGAAGAAAAAGATGGATCAGGAGGAATAAGGACAAATACCCAAAAAACTAATGGAAGCACTATTGTAGTTACAAATGATGGTTCTAAAAATGAGCCACTTATAGTAAAAACTTATAAGCCAAAGGTAGTGGGAGTTTGTGTAGTAGCTGAGGGGGCTGATAATAAGGCAACAGAATACAATATATCTAAGGCAGTGGTTAAGCTTTTTAATCTTTCAATGGATAAAGTTAATGTTTATCCAATGAAAAAATAG
- a CDS encoding arginine repressor has translation MKVTRHSKILEIINSKDIETQEDLAEELKKIGMDVTQATVSRDIKELKLIKVLSKSGKYKYASIAPVEKFFADKLVSVFSQTVISVEKVDKFVVLKTMSGSASVAGEAIDSLSFDGIVGTIAGDNTVFILVRTEEQANELVYKLKKMISEQEA, from the coding sequence ATGAAAGTAACACGTCATTCAAAAATACTGGAGATAATTAATTCAAAGGATATTGAGACTCAAGAGGATTTGGCTGAAGAACTAAAGAAAATCGGTATGGATGTAACTCAAGCCACTGTATCAAGAGATATAAAGGAATTAAAACTTATAAAGGTTCTTTCAAAGAGTGGAAAATATAAGTATGCTTCCATAGCACCAGTAGAAAAGTTTTTTGCAGATAAATTAGTTAGCGTTTTTAGTCAGACAGTAATTTCAGTTGAAAAAGTAGATAAATTTGTTGTGCTTAAAACTATGTCTGGATCTGCATCTGTTGCAGGTGAAGCAATTGATTCCTTAAGTTTTGATGGAATAGTGGGTACTATTGCAGGAGATAATACTGTATTTATTCTTGTAAGAACAGAGGAACAAGCAAATGAATTGGTTTATAAGCTTAAGAAGATGATTAGCGAACAGGAGGCTTAA
- the dxs gene encoding 1-deoxy-D-xylulose-5-phosphate synthase encodes MYGTLDKYEDKSQIRKMTIPELNNLASDIREFLVDKVSKTGGHLASNLGVVELTISLYNVFDFDKDKLVWDVGHQAYVHKILTGRKDRFDTLKKYGGLSGFPKAEESKYDMFETGHSSTSISAAVGMARARDLAGKDHEVVAVIGDGALTGGMALEALNDVGYRKSKIIVILNDNEMSIGKNVGGISTFLSKVRVTPKYNKFKQEFDSTLRKIPSIGNGMAESIEKLKDGIKQVIVPSMLFEDMGLKYLGPIDGHNIKELSKVMDMAKKINEPVIIHVVTKKGKGYEYAEKNPGKFHGIGPFHCENGELCASPKKTYSGAFSNAIVEIAKEDKSVVAITAAMRDGTGLGDFAKEFSNRFFDVGIAEQHAVTLAAGMAKEGLRPVFAVYSTFLQRAYDQVVHDVCMQNLPVVFAIDRAGLVGEDGETHQGVFDLSFLSHIPNMCIMAPKCIEELGNIFRWALKQDFPIAIRYPRGGDNPNAIISPSENFVKGKWEVLYKADESRITNTSNKIALVATGKMVQQAVLVKEKLINKDVALTVINATFVKPIDKELIRKLVKENYTIVTLEDNLIHGGFGSLVLEFVASISHNTKVLNLGFDDRFITHGSVDTLYKLNNLDVTGIANSIMKLI; translated from the coding sequence ATGTATGGAACACTAGATAAATATGAAGATAAAAGTCAAATAAGAAAAATGACGATACCAGAGCTAAATAATTTGGCTAGCGATATTCGTGAATTTTTAGTAGATAAGGTTTCAAAAACAGGAGGGCATTTAGCCTCCAATTTAGGAGTTGTAGAATTAACAATAAGTTTATATAATGTTTTTGATTTTGATAAGGATAAACTAGTTTGGGATGTAGGTCATCAGGCATATGTCCATAAGATTTTAACAGGGCGTAAAGATCGATTTGATACATTAAAGAAATATGGTGGATTAAGTGGCTTTCCAAAAGCAGAAGAAAGCAAGTATGACATGTTTGAAACAGGTCACAGTAGCACCTCAATTTCAGCAGCAGTGGGCATGGCAAGAGCAAGAGACCTAGCAGGGAAAGATCATGAAGTAGTAGCTGTAATTGGTGATGGAGCTTTAACTGGCGGAATGGCATTAGAAGCATTAAATGATGTTGGATATAGAAAATCTAAAATTATTGTGATATTAAATGACAACGAGATGTCTATTGGAAAGAATGTTGGAGGAATTTCCACTTTTCTTAGCAAGGTTAGAGTTACTCCTAAATATAATAAATTTAAACAGGAGTTTGATTCAACCCTTAGAAAAATACCAAGCATAGGTAATGGTATGGCTGAATCCATAGAAAAGCTTAAGGATGGCATAAAACAGGTTATAGTACCAAGCATGCTGTTTGAGGATATGGGTTTAAAGTATTTAGGCCCAATAGATGGTCATAATATTAAAGAATTGAGTAAAGTAATGGATATGGCTAAAAAAATAAATGAGCCTGTAATAATCCATGTGGTTACAAAAAAAGGAAAAGGATACGAATATGCAGAGAAGAACCCGGGAAAATTTCATGGAATAGGGCCTTTTCATTGTGAAAATGGTGAATTATGTGCATCACCTAAGAAAACTTATTCGGGTGCTTTTAGTAATGCAATAGTTGAAATTGCAAAAGAAGATAAAAGTGTTGTAGCAATTACTGCAGCAATGAGAGATGGTACAGGACTAGGTGATTTTGCAAAAGAATTTAGTAATAGATTTTTTGATGTAGGTATTGCAGAACAGCATGCCGTTACTTTAGCTGCTGGCATGGCAAAAGAGGGATTAAGACCTGTGTTTGCGGTTTATTCTACATTTCTTCAGAGGGCATATGATCAAGTAGTACATGATGTGTGCATGCAAAATCTTCCTGTAGTTTTTGCAATAGACAGAGCAGGTTTAGTTGGTGAAGATGGTGAAACACATCAAGGTGTTTTTGATTTATCATTTTTATCACATATACCTAATATGTGTATTATGGCACCAAAATGTATTGAAGAATTAGGAAATATTTTTAGATGGGCATTAAAACAGGACTTTCCTATAGCAATAAGGTATCCAAGGGGTGGAGACAACCCAAATGCTATTATTAGTCCTTCTGAGAATTTTGTAAAGGGAAAGTGGGAAGTATTATATAAGGCAGATGAGAGCAGGATAACAAATACTTCAAATAAAATTGCGCTGGTTGCTACAGGTAAAATGGTGCAGCAAGCAGTTCTTGTAAAAGAAAAGCTTATAAATAAGGATGTAGCCCTAACAGTTATTAATGCAACTTTTGTTAAGCCAATTGATAAAGAACTAATTAGAAAGCTTGTAAAAGAGAATTATACTATTGTTACTTTGGAAGATAATTTAATTCATGGTGGCTTTGGCAGCTTGGTATTAGAATTTGTGGCAAGTATTAGTCATAATACAAAGGTGCTGAATTTAGGATTTGATGATAGGTTTATAACCCATGGTAGCGTTGACACTCTTTATAAATTAAATAATTTAGATGTTACTGGAATAGCAAATAGTATTATGAAATTAATATAA
- a CDS encoding TlyA family RNA methyltransferase has translation MSEAKERLDLLLVNKGLFTSRERARASIMAGEIFVDGIRVDKCGEKVKEAANIEFRGQTMPYVSRGGLKLEKAIKTFGVQLEGKTCMDIGASTGGFTDCMLQNGAVKVFSVDVGYGQLAWKLRTDERVVCIERTNVRYLTFEQIGQYCDFASIDVSFISLKTIMSAVVNLLNEDAKIVALIKPQFEAGREKVGKKGVVREKSTHIEVINKVIDFCHSINLVILGLSFSPITGPEGNIEYLLYLTKDASVKEDFDMSLVENTVEESHKSLS, from the coding sequence ATGTCAGAAGCAAAAGAACGTTTAGATTTATTGCTTGTTAATAAAGGTCTTTTCACATCAAGGGAAAGGGCAAGAGCAAGCATAATGGCAGGGGAAATATTTGTTGATGGAATTAGGGTAGATAAATGTGGTGAGAAGGTTAAAGAAGCAGCAAATATTGAGTTTAGAGGACAGACTATGCCTTATGTAAGCAGAGGAGGATTAAAGCTTGAAAAGGCTATAAAAACCTTTGGAGTGCAATTAGAAGGAAAGACCTGTATGGATATTGGTGCATCTACAGGCGGATTTACAGACTGCATGCTTCAAAATGGGGCTGTAAAGGTATTCTCTGTTGATGTAGGATATGGACAATTAGCTTGGAAGCTTAGAACTGATGAGAGAGTTGTCTGCATAGAAAGAACAAATGTAAGATACTTAACTTTTGAGCAAATTGGCCAATATTGTGACTTTGCAAGTATAGATGTATCATTTATTTCATTAAAGACGATAATGTCAGCAGTTGTAAATTTGCTTAATGAGGATGCTAAAATTGTTGCCTTAATCAAGCCACAGTTTGAGGCTGGTAGAGAAAAGGTTGGAAAAAAAGGAGTAGTGCGTGAAAAATCTACTCATATTGAAGTTATAAATAAAGTAATAGATTTTTGCCACAGTATAAATCTTGTAATTCTTGGACTAAGTTTTTCACCAATTACAGGACCAGAAGGGAATATAGAGTATCTATTATATTTAACAAAGGATGCAAGCGTTAAGGAAGATTTTGATATGAGTTTAGTTGAGAATACAGTAGAGGAGTCTCATAAAAGTCTTTCATAG
- the xseA gene encoding exodeoxyribonuclease VII large subunit, with amino-acid sequence MHIKTLTVSALNNYVKKILDSDFILSNISVKGELSNFKHHSSGHLYFSLKDDYSKINCIMFRSQASQLKFMPENGMKVVLKGRISVYEKDGTYQMYCTDMVQEGLGELYLKFQQLKDMLEREGLFDLDHKRPIPKYPRRIGVITSPTGAAVRDIINVASRRNKGVDILLYPALVQGENSSEDLIRGINALNKCEDIDVIILARGGGSIEELWSFNDEKLAYAVYNSKKPVITGVGHETDFTIVDFVSDRRAPTPSAAAELAVPNTAETLLNINGYKKLLISSLSRLIQDEKSKINFLYKSLQVNSPQNYVINQYNYIDKLNNTLYHNTKLKLSINKEYLSKLYEILQSKNPLNILNRGYAVIEDLDENVISEVERLKQQEQVKVILKDGNIRLKISEIDAKSGK; translated from the coding sequence ATGCATATTAAAACACTTACCGTTTCAGCACTTAATAATTATGTTAAAAAAATTCTTGATAGTGATTTTATATTATCCAATATAAGTGTAAAAGGAGAGCTATCAAATTTTAAACATCACAGCAGCGGGCATCTGTATTTTTCATTAAAGGATGACTATAGTAAGATAAACTGTATTATGTTTAGAAGTCAAGCATCACAGCTTAAATTTATGCCGGAAAACGGAATGAAGGTAGTTTTGAAAGGCAGGATTTCAGTATATGAAAAAGATGGAACCTACCAAATGTACTGTACTGACATGGTTCAAGAAGGATTAGGAGAACTTTATCTTAAGTTTCAACAGCTTAAGGATATGCTTGAGAGAGAAGGACTTTTTGATTTAGACCATAAAAGACCTATTCCTAAATATCCTAGAAGAATTGGTGTAATAACTTCACCAACAGGTGCTGCCGTTCGTGATATTATAAATGTAGCTTCAAGAAGAAATAAAGGCGTTGATATTTTATTATATCCAGCCTTAGTACAGGGAGAAAACTCCAGCGAAGATCTTATTAGAGGTATTAACGCCTTAAATAAGTGTGAGGATATAGATGTAATTATTCTAGCTAGAGGCGGTGGTTCTATAGAAGAACTTTGGTCCTTTAATGACGAGAAGCTGGCTTATGCAGTATATAATTCTAAGAAGCCTGTAATTACAGGTGTGGGGCATGAAACAGATTTTACAATAGTGGATTTTGTAAGTGACAGAAGGGCACCAACTCCATCTGCAGCTGCAGAACTTGCAGTTCCCAATACAGCAGAAACTTTATTAAATATAAATGGATATAAAAAATTACTGATTTCAAGCTTATCAAGACTCATTCAAGATGAAAAAAGTAAGATTAATTTTCTTTATAAGTCTCTACAGGTTAATAGTCCACAAAATTATGTTATAAATCAATATAATTATATAGATAAATTAAATAATACTTTATATCATAATACAAAGCTAAAGCTTTCAATTAATAAGGAGTATCTAAGTAAATTATATGAAATACTCCAGTCAAAGAATCCATTAAATATTCTAAATCGCGGTTATGCAGTGATAGAGGATTTAGATGAAAATGTAATAAGTGAAGTTGAAAGATTAAAGCAGCAAGAACAAGTTAAGGTTATACTTAAGGACGGAAATATAAGACTAAAGATAAGCGAGATTGATGCTAAATCTGGTAAATGA
- a CDS encoding bifunctional 5,10-methylenetetrahydrofolate dehydrogenase/5,10-methenyltetrahydrofolate cyclohydrolase, whose protein sequence is MGTIINGREKAKETREEIKNFVADRIKASKRVPSLATVLIGEDGGSISYMNNQTKLCNELGLIPKNIKLKEDVLESEVIKLIHQLNEDYSIDGIIIQLPLPKHLNEKNITSAISHKKDVDCLTDINMGKLYKGEQSFIPCTPQSILHLIKSTGINISGKNAVIIGRSNIVGKPTAQLLLNENATVTVCHSKTVNLKEICSNADILVAAIGRPGFVTREFIKEGSVIIDVGTSMVEGKIAGDVNFEEAMEKAAFVTPVPGGVGAMTTTMLMKNTCEAMMRNAY, encoded by the coding sequence ATGGGGACTATCATAAATGGAAGAGAAAAAGCTAAGGAAACTAGAGAGGAAATCAAAAATTTTGTAGCTGACCGAATTAAGGCTTCAAAGAGAGTTCCAAGCCTTGCTACCGTTCTTATTGGAGAGGATGGCGGTTCTATCTCATATATGAATAACCAAACTAAGCTATGTAATGAACTAGGACTTATACCCAAAAATATAAAACTTAAAGAAGATGTTTTAGAAAGTGAGGTAATAAAACTTATTCATCAGTTAAATGAGGATTACTCAATAGATGGAATAATAATACAGCTGCCTCTTCCAAAACATCTTAATGAAAAAAATATAACTTCTGCTATAAGCCATAAAAAGGACGTTGATTGTTTAACAGATATTAATATGGGGAAACTTTATAAAGGTGAGCAGAGCTTTATTCCTTGCACTCCGCAAAGTATACTTCACCTTATAAAGAGTACGGGTATTAATATAAGCGGAAAAAATGCAGTTATAATTGGCAGAAGCAATATTGTTGGAAAACCTACTGCTCAACTGCTTCTTAATGAAAATGCAACTGTTACAGTTTGTCATTCAAAAACTGTGAACCTGAAGGAAATATGCAGTAATGCGGATATTCTAGTAGCAGCTATTGGTAGACCAGGCTTTGTAACAAGAGAATTCATAAAAGAAGGCAGTGTTATAATAGATGTTGGCACTTCTATGGTAGAAGGTAAAATTGCAGGAGATGTGAATTTTGAAGAGGCTATGGAAAAAGCAGCTTTTGTTACTCCAGTGCCTGGTGGTGTAGGAGCAATGACAACAACTATGCTTATGAAAAATACTTGTGAGGCAATGATGAGAAATGCATATTAA
- a CDS encoding exodeoxyribonuclease VII small subunit, translated as MAKKSETYESMLKRLEEIVKASDNGELSLEESMKIYEEGIILCNKLYKSLNESESKIKTLVDGEEKDFLSEEE; from the coding sequence ATGGCAAAGAAAAGTGAAACGTATGAATCAATGCTGAAAAGGCTAGAGGAGATAGTTAAAGCCTCCGATAACGGTGAGCTTTCTCTAGAAGAATCCATGAAAATATATGAAGAAGGCATAATACTCTGCAACAAGCTTTACAAATCTTTAAATGAGTCGGAAAGTAAGATTAAAACGCTAGTAGATGGAGAAGAAAAAGACTTTCTTTCAGAAGAGGAGTAA